In Fusobacterium perfoetens, one genomic interval encodes:
- the era gene encoding GTPase Era, producing MKAGFIAVVGRPNVGKSTLINKLVNEKVAIVSNKAGTTRENIKGILNMGGNQYIFIDTPGIHKPKHLLGEYMTSSAIKILKDVDLILMLLDGTQEISTGDQFVMEKVLEARRTPRILVINKIDKLTDEQLKEKRKEVEEKLGKFDGIVEIAGEYAIGLGKLLNEIDPFLEEGIQYYPEDMYTDMPVYRIITEIVREKILLKTRDEIPHSIAIEIINVEKRDTGKDKFNINIYVERDSQKGIIIGKGGRLLKEIGTEARHEIEILLGRDIFLELWVKVKEDWRKKKPFLKELGYFDEE from the coding sequence ATGAAAGCGGGATTTATAGCAGTTGTTGGAAGGCCAAATGTAGGAAAATCTACATTGATAAATAAATTGGTAAATGAGAAAGTAGCTATTGTATCAAATAAAGCTGGTACAACTAGAGAAAATATAAAAGGAATTTTAAATATGGGAGGAAATCAATATATTTTTATTGATACTCCAGGGATTCACAAACCTAAACATCTTTTAGGGGAATATATGACATCTTCAGCTATAAAAATATTGAAAGATGTTGACCTTATACTTATGCTTTTAGACGGAACTCAAGAGATAAGCACAGGGGATCAATTTGTAATGGAAAAAGTTTTGGAAGCTAGAAGAACTCCAAGAATCTTAGTTATAAATAAAATTGATAAACTTACAGATGAGCAACTTAAAGAAAAAAGAAAAGAAGTTGAGGAAAAACTTGGTAAGTTTGATGGAATAGTTGAGATTGCGGGAGAATATGCAATAGGACTTGGGAAACTTTTAAATGAGATAGACCCATTCTTAGAAGAGGGAATCCAATATTATCCAGAGGATATGTATACAGACATGCCTGTTTATAGAATAATCACTGAGATTGTAAGGGAAAAAATCTTATTAAAAACTAGAGATGAGATACCTCACTCAATCGCCATTGAGATTATAAATGTTGAAAAAAGAGATACTGGAAAAGATAAATTTAATATAAATATTTATGTTGAGAGAGATTCTCAAAAAGGAATAATTATTGGAAAAGGTGGACGTCTTTTAAAAGAGATTGGTACTGAGGCTAGACACGAGATTGAGATTTTACTTGGAAGAGATATTTTCTTAGAACTATGGGTTAAAGTAAAAGAAGATTGGAGAAAGAAAAAACCATTCCTTAAAGAACTTGGATATTTTGATGAGGAATAA
- a CDS encoding putative quinol monooxygenase: MIVIVAKSTIKKECLDEYKKIVRELVEKSQKEDGNISYVLHQDINNPQNFVIIEKWRDQEAINSHNKSEHFTRIVPMIGKLREFSEVSLYEEVEF; this comes from the coding sequence ATGATAGTTATCGTAGCTAAAAGTACAATAAAAAAAGAGTGTCTTGATGAATATAAAAAGATTGTAAGAGAACTTGTTGAGAAAAGTCAAAAGGAAGATGGAAATATCTCTTATGTGTTACATCAAGATATAAATAATCCTCAAAATTTTGTTATAATTGAGAAATGGAGAGACCAAGAAGCGATAAATTCTCACAACAAATCAGAACATTTTACAAGAATTGTTCCTATGATTGGAAAGTTAAGAGAGTTTTCAGAAGTTTCTCTTTATGAGGAAGTTGAGTTTTAA
- the argH gene encoding argininosuccinate lyase, with the protein MQYFSGRFKEKASNLILDFHSTIKFEERLAYYDVMGSIAHVRGLGKQGIIPLEESKLIEKTLREILEDLESGKIKLLVEYEDIHMNIEKNLIDRIGDIGKKLHTGRSRNDQTAVDLKLYLKDEIKKIESYLIEIIEILNKLAKENKKTFMPGFTHLQKAQPICFSHYVLGYVEMFRRDYQRLENCFEMMNVSPLGSAALAGTSYPIDMEYTSKILGFSRPVWNSLDGVSDRDHVIEIISDISVIMVHLSRFCEEIILYCSNDFGYLELSDAFSTGSSIMPQKKNPDAAELIRGKSGRVFGDLMGILTTMKGIPLAYNKDMQEDKENVFDALDTVKACFSVFNGMIKTMKPNKEKMLKACYNGFINATDVADYLTNKGMSFRDAYKIVGSMVSYCIDNNKTLENLSLEEYKSFNNLFEKDIYNEIDIENCVEKRTSIGGPSEKSIDKHIEIVDKFIDEKVLELKNYKLNEIF; encoded by the coding sequence ATGCAATATTTTTCAGGAAGATTTAAAGAAAAAGCGAGTAATCTTATTTTGGATTTTCATTCAACAATAAAATTTGAGGAGAGATTAGCCTATTATGATGTTATGGGGAGTATAGCTCATGTTAGAGGACTGGGAAAACAAGGGATAATCCCATTAGAAGAATCAAAACTTATAGAAAAAACTTTGAGAGAGATTTTAGAAGATTTAGAGAGTGGAAAGATAAAACTTTTGGTAGAATATGAAGATATTCATATGAATATAGAAAAAAATCTGATAGACAGAATAGGAGATATTGGAAAAAAACTTCATACTGGAAGAAGTAGAAATGATCAGACAGCTGTTGATTTAAAACTATACCTTAAAGACGAAATAAAAAAAATAGAATCATATTTGATTGAAATAATAGAGATTTTAAATAAATTAGCCAAAGAGAATAAAAAAACTTTTATGCCAGGATTTACACATCTTCAAAAAGCTCAACCAATTTGTTTTTCTCATTATGTTTTGGGGTATGTTGAGATGTTTAGAAGAGATTATCAAAGACTTGAAAATTGTTTTGAAATGATGAATGTATCTCCTCTTGGTTCAGCAGCTTTAGCAGGGACATCTTATCCAATAGATATGGAATATACAAGCAAAATTTTAGGATTTTCAAGACCTGTATGGAATAGTTTAGATGGAGTGTCAGATAGAGATCATGTAATAGAAATTATAAGTGATATATCTGTAATAATGGTTCATCTTTCAAGATTTTGTGAAGAGATAATACTTTATTGTTCAAATGATTTTGGATATTTAGAATTAAGTGATGCTTTTTCAACAGGTAGTAGTATAATGCCACAGAAGAAAAATCCAGATGCAGCAGAGCTTATAAGAGGAAAATCAGGGAGAGTTTTTGGAGATTTAATGGGAATACTCACTACAATGAAAGGAATACCATTGGCTTATAACAAAGATATGCAAGAGGATAAAGAAAATGTTTTTGATGCTTTGGATACTGTAAAAGCTTGTTTTTCTGTATTTAATGGAATGATAAAGACGATGAAACCTAACAAAGAAAAGATGCTTAAAGCTTGTTATAATGGTTTTATTAATGCCACAGATGTAGCAGATTATTTGACTAATAAGGGAATGAGTTTTAGAGATGCTTATAAAATAGTTGGAAGTATGGTTTCTTATTGTATTGATAATAATAAAACTTTAGAAAATTTATCTTTAGAAGAATATAAAAGTTTTAATAATCTATTTGAAAAAGATATTTATAATGAGATTGATATTGAAAACTGTGTTGAAAAAAGAACATCAATAGGAGGACCATCAGAAAAAAGTATAGATAAACATATTGAAATTGTAGACAAATTTATAGATGAAAAAGTTTTAGAATTAAAAAATTATAAACTAAATGAAATTTTTTAA
- a CDS encoding HTH domain-containing protein, whose protein sequence is MELKDKVLELLQKSEPMKAGEIAEALGEDKKLIDKAIKELKAEESIISPKRCFYSAK, encoded by the coding sequence ATGGAATTAAAAGATAAAGTATTAGAATTATTACAAAAATCAGAACCAATGAAAGCTGGAGAAATAGCTGAAGCTCTTGGAGAAGATAAAAAATTAATAGATAAAGCCATAAAAGAATTAAAAGCAGAGGAATCCATCATCTCTCCAAAAAGATGTTTCTACTCTGCTAAATAA
- a CDS encoding AbgT family transporter codes for MEQKKGFFNKFLDGVEKVGNKLPHPITLFLILSIAVIVISEICVRAGVEVTYTGMNMKTKKIEDITLHANSLLSVEGIRYIFNTMTKNFTGFAPLGTVLVAMLGVGVAEGTGLINASLRKLVLSTPPRLLTAVMVFAGVMSNIASDAGYVVLIPLGAIIFASVGRHPLAGLAAAFSGVSGGFSANLLLGTIDPLLGGISTEAARIFVPDYTVLPTANWYFMMVSTFLITILGTIVTEKIVEPRLGEYKGDYKEELTEMGELEKKGLRNAGIALLIFIAVIAYLTVPANAVFREGGNLNKFMHDGLLPVIMLFFMIPGYAYGKTVGTIKNDKDVAKLMGKSLGTMGGYMALAFVASQFIVYFSYTKLGTIIAVKGADFLQAIGFTGFPLIVAFILVAAFINLFMGSASAKWAILAPVFIPMFMRLGYSPELTQAMYRIGDSSTNIISPLMSYFAFIVAYMSKFDKDSGMGTLISTMLPYSITFLAGWTVLLMIFYFFGLPIGPGVMMHFSM; via the coding sequence ATGGAACAAAAAAAAGGATTTTTTAACAAGTTTCTTGACGGAGTTGAAAAAGTTGGGAACAAATTACCACATCCAATAACACTATTCTTAATACTATCAATAGCAGTTATTGTAATATCAGAAATTTGTGTAAGAGCTGGAGTAGAAGTTACTTATACAGGAATGAATATGAAAACTAAAAAAATTGAAGATATTACACTTCACGCTAATTCATTATTAAGCGTTGAAGGAATTAGATATATTTTCAATACTATGACTAAAAACTTCACTGGTTTTGCACCACTTGGAACAGTTTTAGTAGCTATGTTAGGGGTTGGAGTTGCAGAAGGTACAGGACTTATCAATGCTTCTCTTAGAAAATTAGTTTTATCTACACCACCAAGATTATTAACAGCTGTTATGGTTTTCGCAGGAGTTATGTCAAATATTGCGTCTGACGCTGGATACGTTGTATTAATTCCATTAGGAGCAATCATATTTGCATCTGTTGGTAGACACCCATTAGCAGGACTTGCTGCAGCATTCTCTGGAGTTTCAGGAGGATTCTCAGCTAACTTACTACTTGGAACAATCGACCCACTATTAGGAGGAATTTCTACTGAGGCAGCTAGAATATTCGTTCCTGATTATACAGTATTACCTACAGCTAACTGGTACTTTATGATGGTTTCTACATTCTTAATCACTATATTAGGAACAATAGTTACTGAAAAAATAGTTGAACCAAGACTTGGAGAATACAAAGGTGACTACAAAGAAGAATTAACTGAAATGGGAGAACTTGAGAAAAAAGGATTAAGAAATGCTGGAATAGCTTTACTTATATTTATAGCAGTTATCGCTTACTTAACAGTTCCTGCAAATGCAGTATTTAGAGAAGGTGGAAACTTAAATAAATTTATGCACGATGGATTATTACCAGTAATTATGCTATTCTTTATGATTCCAGGTTATGCTTATGGTAAAACAGTTGGAACAATTAAAAATGATAAAGACGTTGCAAAACTTATGGGTAAATCTTTAGGAACAATGGGTGGATATATGGCTCTTGCTTTCGTAGCATCTCAATTTATTGTTTACTTCTCTTATACAAAATTAGGAACAATAATTGCTGTTAAAGGAGCAGATTTCTTACAAGCAATAGGATTTACTGGATTCCCATTAATCGTAGCATTTATCTTAGTTGCAGCATTCATCAACTTATTTATGGGATCTGCATCAGCTAAATGGGCTATTTTAGCACCAGTATTTATCCCTATGTTTATGAGACTTGGATACTCTCCAGAATTAACTCAAGCTATGTACAGAATAGGAGATTCATCTACTAATATAATTTCTCCATTAATGTCATACTTTGCATTCATCGTTGCTTATATGTCTAAATTTGATAAAGACAGTGGAATGGGAACACTTATCTCTACAATGTTACCATACTCAATAACATTCTTAGCTGGATGGACAGTTCTATTAATGATATTCTACTTCTTTGGTCTACCAATTGGACCTGGTGTAATGATGCACTTTTCAATGTAA
- a CDS encoding flavodoxin family protein produces MKVLMVNGSSHEGCTYTAFTEIGKVLEKEGIEWEIFNVGGAPLRDCIGCGGCKSLDGACVFNDDILNEFLKKAREADGYIFGSPVYFAHPSGRIISLLDRAFVAGKKLFMHKPGAVITSARRGGTTASYDVLNKYLGLCQMPIVSSSYWNMVHGNTPEEVLRDEEGIQTMRNLGKNMAWILKCIELAKKNGIEVPQNEIGVRTNFIK; encoded by the coding sequence ATGAAAGTTTTAATGGTTAATGGAAGTTCTCATGAAGGTTGTACTTATACAGCTTTTACTGAGATTGGGAAAGTTTTAGAAAAAGAAGGAATAGAATGGGAAATATTTAATGTTGGTGGAGCTCCTTTAAGAGATTGTATCGGTTGTGGAGGTTGTAAATCTTTAGATGGTGCTTGTGTATTTAACGACGATATATTAAATGAATTTTTAAAGAAAGCTCGTGAAGCTGACGGATATATTTTTGGAAGTCCAGTTTATTTTGCACACCCAAGCGGAAGAATAATTTCTTTACTTGATAGAGCTTTTGTAGCAGGAAAAAAACTTTTTATGCATAAACCAGGGGCAGTTATAACTTCTGCAAGACGTGGCGGAACAACAGCTTCTTATGATGTATTAAATAAATATTTAGGACTTTGTCAAATGCCAATAGTGTCATCATCTTATTGGAATATGGTTCACGGAAATACCCCAGAAGAAGTATTAAGAGATGAAGAGGGAATCCAAACAATGAGAAATCTTGGAAAAAATATGGCTTGGATTTTAAAATGTATTGAACTTGCTAAAAAGAACGGTATAGAAGTTCCTCAAAATGAAATAGGAGTAAGAACAAACTTTATTAAATAA
- a CDS encoding IclR family transcriptional regulator — MEEIKKVIDKKVPAIEKADKIFDYLYKKDKATQANIAKDLDIPKATANRLLAVLTDLNYLSFEDRFYSLGEKFRIFSNKKDKHILIKNIAHPYLEELSIKFKETFKLSVLDENVVRCIAKIQSGDLVKISVSENAIFPLHAGAASKVLISQLSESKLNKLLTPTLPKYTENTITDREELKKELFKVNINKIAYDNMEHSEQIKAVAVPILNENNKVIAAISCPCFPESLTPERTKTISKELKKVAIEISKRLAYFK; from the coding sequence TTGGAAGAAATAAAAAAAGTTATAGATAAAAAAGTTCCAGCTATTGAAAAAGCAGATAAAATTTTTGATTATTTATATAAAAAGGATAAAGCTACTCAGGCAAATATTGCTAAAGATTTAGATATTCCAAAAGCTACAGCCAATAGATTATTAGCTGTTTTGACAGATTTAAACTATCTTTCTTTTGAAGATAGATTTTATTCATTGGGAGAAAAATTTAGAATATTTTCTAATAAAAAAGACAAACATATTCTTATAAAAAATATTGCTCACCCTTATCTTGAAGAACTATCTATAAAATTTAAAGAAACTTTTAAACTAAGTGTTCTTGATGAAAATGTAGTTCGTTGTATTGCAAAAATTCAAAGTGGAGATTTAGTTAAAATTTCAGTTTCAGAAAATGCCATTTTCCCTTTACACGCTGGGGCTGCTAGTAAGGTTCTTATATCACAACTCAGTGAGTCAAAGCTCAACAAACTTTTGACACCAACCTTACCAAAATACACAGAAAATACTATCACTGATAGAGAGGAGTTAAAAAAAGAGCTTTTTAAAGTTAATATAAATAAAATTGCTTATGACAATATGGAGCATTCTGAACAAATCAAAGCTGTTGCAGTACCTATCCTAAATGAAAATAATAAAGTAATCGCTGCTATTAGCTGTCCCTGTTTTCCAGAATCTCTTACACCTGAAAGAACTAAAACAATATCTAAAGAACTAAAAAAAGTTGCCATTGAAATTTCAAAACGTTTGGCATATTTTAAATAA
- a CDS encoding S1 RNA-binding domain-containing protein: MIKIGKRQTLRVNNYTPIGLYLDAGTEDEADNILLPKNELELLDKKLEIDDELEVFIYRDSEDRLIATLRVTYATIGTLAKLEVTDINPKIGAFLDWGLKKDLLLPKGQEVGRLEVGKKYLVGLYEDKKGRISATMKVYKFLLPCKDYKKNDTVTGTVYNIDENIGVFVAVDDRYFGMMPKNEYFKEYKIGEEVTARVIRVREDGKLDLAPRKLAFEQLDDDGELILEKIKILKSAFHFNDKSSPEEIYDYFGISKKAFKRAIGGLLKQGLIEKKGDNFVLKK, translated from the coding sequence ATGATAAAAATAGGAAAAAGACAAACTTTAAGAGTCAACAATTATACTCCAATCGGATTATACCTAGACGCAGGAACAGAGGACGAAGCAGATAACATTTTATTACCTAAAAATGAGTTGGAGCTTTTAGACAAAAAACTAGAGATAGATGATGAGTTAGAAGTATTTATATACAGAGATTCAGAAGATAGATTGATAGCCACTCTAAGAGTAACTTATGCAACAATTGGAACTCTTGCAAAATTAGAAGTTACAGATATTAATCCAAAAATCGGAGCTTTTCTTGATTGGGGATTAAAAAAAGATTTACTTTTACCAAAAGGACAAGAGGTTGGAAGATTAGAAGTTGGAAAAAAATATTTAGTGGGACTTTATGAGGATAAAAAAGGACGTATTTCAGCTACAATGAAAGTTTATAAATTCTTATTACCTTGTAAAGATTATAAGAAAAATGATACAGTGACAGGAACTGTATATAATATTGATGAAAATATTGGAGTTTTTGTTGCAGTAGATGATAGATATTTTGGAATGATGCCTAAAAATGAATATTTTAAAGAATATAAGATAGGAGAAGAAGTTACAGCTAGAGTAATAAGAGTGAGAGAAGATGGAAAACTAGATTTAGCTCCGAGAAAACTAGCCTTTGAACAATTAGATGATGACGGTGAACTTATATTAGAAAAGATTAAAATTTTGAAATCAGCATTCCATTTTAATGATAAAAGTAGCCCTGAAGAAATATATGATTATTTTGGAATAAGTAAAAAAGCTTTTAAAAGAGCCATAGGAGGTCTTTTAAAACAAGGTCTTATCGAGAAAAAGGGAGATAATTTTGTATTAAAAAAATAG
- a CDS encoding tyrosine-type recombinase/integrase → MGLVQYFLEEIDREGVISKKTIEFYKSDLEFFEDFLEDVSLDKVTQEELDRYLQYIKDRYSENTVIRKITSLKSFYKFLLKKEIIKESPIDKISTSRKNIKIRDKIEERELKAIIDICPDDFVGERDRIIIKLLASTGLKIVDILGIKLFQLKESDYKSFSLNQRNIFTIIDVYPELAQEIKEFVEKYKIDSLFIFEGVDNQKFKTNFIKYAKLAKIDRNVVPSMIKNRYILEKKKVDTEEELDEIELFEKIKKEYLRIGIGDEGLK, encoded by the coding sequence ATGGGGTTAGTACAATATTTTTTAGAAGAAATAGATAGAGAGGGAGTAATATCTAAAAAAACCATTGAGTTTTATAAAAGTGATTTAGAGTTTTTTGAAGATTTTTTAGAAGATGTATCTTTGGATAAAGTTACACAGGAAGAACTTGATAGGTATCTTCAATATATAAAAGATAGATATTCTGAAAATACAGTTATAAGAAAGATAACTTCTTTAAAAAGTTTTTATAAGTTTTTATTAAAAAAGGAGATTATAAAAGAATCTCCCATTGATAAAATATCTACAAGTAGAAAAAATATAAAAATTCGTGACAAAATAGAAGAAAGAGAGTTAAAGGCTATTATTGATATTTGTCCAGATGATTTTGTAGGTGAAAGAGATAGGATAATTATAAAACTTTTAGCATCTACTGGATTAAAAATAGTGGATATATTAGGGATAAAACTTTTTCAACTGAAAGAGAGTGATTATAAAAGTTTTTCTCTTAATCAAAGAAATATTTTTACTATAATTGATGTATATCCAGAATTAGCTCAAGAGATAAAAGAGTTTGTTGAAAAATATAAAATAGATTCTCTTTTTATCTTTGAGGGAGTTGATAACCAAAAATTTAAAACTAATTTTATAAAATATGCAAAACTTGCAAAAATTGATAGAAATGTAGTTCCTAGTATGATAAAAAATAGGTATATACTTGAAAAAAAGAAAGTGGATACAGAAGAGGAACTTGACGAGATAGAGTTATTTGAAAAAATAAAAAAAGAATACCTGAGAATAGGAATAGGAGATGAGGGGTTAAAATGA
- a CDS encoding NAD(+)/NADH kinase yields the protein MKEKCVIFYNSTKAKAVEIYTDLKNFLKEKNISLLPKEKITEATFAIVIGGDGTLLRASKEIIKNESIPVIAINAGRLGFLTEIKEIEAREICESYLKGDYKIYSRGLLDAKINNETYNILNEVVITTGPLDKKLVSVDIFSDSGKINTYTGDGVIIATPTGSTGYSLSAGGPIVSYYLDAIIITPIAPHNLSTRPIVLSSEEVLYAKVNYNDVSNFLIIDGDFIKKLNVNDKITISYSDKKLNLVLPKERNYYSILKEKLKWGDNLC from the coding sequence ATGAAAGAAAAATGTGTTATTTTTTATAATTCTACAAAAGCAAAAGCTGTTGAGATTTATACAGATTTGAAGAATTTTTTGAAAGAAAAAAATATATCTCTCCTACCAAAAGAAAAAATTACTGAGGCAACTTTTGCTATTGTAATCGGTGGAGATGGGACACTTCTTAGAGCTTCAAAGGAGATAATAAAAAATGAATCTATCCCTGTGATAGCTATTAATGCAGGAAGGTTAGGTTTTCTTACGGAGATAAAAGAGATAGAGGCTCGTGAGATTTGCGAAAGCTATCTAAAAGGAGATTATAAAATATACAGTAGAGGACTTTTAGATGCAAAAATAAATAATGAAACTTATAATATACTTAATGAGGTAGTGATAACTACTGGACCTTTAGATAAAAAATTAGTCTCTGTAGATATTTTTTCAGATAGTGGAAAAATAAATACCTATACTGGTGATGGAGTAATTATAGCCACTCCAACTGGGTCAACAGGATATTCTCTTTCAGCTGGAGGACCTATTGTTTCATATTATCTTGACGCAATTATTATAACTCCTATTGCACCTCACAATCTTTCTACAAGACCGATTGTTTTATCATCTGAGGAGGTTTTGTACGCCAAAGTTAATTATAATGATGTAAGTAATTTTTTGATAATAGATGGGGATTTTATAAAAAAATTAAATGTTAATGACAAAATTACTATTAGTTATTCTGATAAAAAACTTAATTTAGTTTTACCAAAGGAAAGAAATTATTATTCTATCCTAAAAGAAAAATTAAAATGGGGAGATAATTTATGCTAA
- the recN gene encoding DNA repair protein RecN, which yields MLRELLIENLAIIEKLNLEFGDGLITLTGETGAGKSIILSGINLLLGEKASVDMLRSGENMLVAQGVFEINEEQKTELEKLDIDTEDNEVIIRRTLDTKGKEKSFVNGARVPRSKLKEVMKTLVDIVGQHSHQMLLNRENHIKLLDKFIEEEAKNVRIKLEESLEKFNNVDVKIKEIEKEKKETADKKEFYEFQLDEIEKANLKKDEDIELESEYKKLFNAGKIKEKLSMSGFYLKNDEVNALSVIYSCKKNIESIIDCGKEFEDIYEQLERIYYDLEDCASTIEQIESDIEIDENRLDAVVERLNIIEKLKNKYGSSIDEVLEYAKTISQKLRTLEDNNFEVENLLKEKEKFREDYWKYAKELRDIRKRFIKKIEENLGKELDFLNMKDAKLDIKLEEKDIMTKNGSDAIEFFIATNIGQPPKPLQKIASGGEVSRIMLALKVIFSHVDNIPILIFDEIDTGVGGETVRKIADKLKEIGRNAQVICITHSPAIASKANEQYYIKKTSKDGETFTSVKKLSYEERISEIARMLAGENVSEAVIEHAKELLSEE from the coding sequence ATGCTAAGAGAATTATTGATTGAAAATTTAGCCATTATAGAAAAACTTAATCTTGAATTTGGTGATGGACTTATTACTCTTACTGGGGAAACTGGAGCAGGAAAGTCCATAATATTAAGTGGGATAAATCTTCTTTTAGGAGAAAAAGCAAGTGTTGATATGCTTCGTAGCGGAGAAAATATGTTGGTGGCTCAGGGAGTTTTTGAGATAAATGAGGAGCAAAAAACTGAACTTGAAAAATTGGACATAGATACAGAAGACAACGAAGTTATAATAAGAAGAACCCTTGATACAAAGGGAAAAGAAAAATCCTTTGTAAATGGAGCTAGAGTTCCTCGTAGTAAACTTAAAGAAGTTATGAAAACTTTAGTTGATATTGTGGGACAACACTCTCATCAAATGCTTCTTAACAGAGAAAATCATATAAAACTTCTGGATAAATTTATAGAGGAAGAAGCTAAGAATGTAAGAATAAAGCTAGAGGAATCCCTTGAAAAATTTAATAATGTAGATGTAAAAATAAAAGAGATAGAAAAAGAAAAAAAAGAAACAGCAGATAAAAAAGAGTTTTATGAATTTCAACTTGACGAGATAGAAAAAGCAAATCTAAAAAAAGATGAGGATATTGAGCTTGAATCTGAATATAAAAAACTTTTTAATGCTGGAAAGATAAAAGAAAAACTTTCAATGTCTGGATTTTATCTAAAAAATGATGAGGTAAATGCTTTAAGTGTTATTTATTCTTGTAAAAAAAATATAGAATCAATTATAGATTGTGGAAAAGAGTTTGAAGATATTTACGAGCAACTTGAAAGAATATATTATGATCTTGAAGACTGTGCATCTACTATTGAGCAGATTGAAAGTGATATTGAGATAGATGAAAATCGCCTTGATGCAGTGGTAGAGAGATTAAATATTATAGAAAAATTAAAAAATAAATATGGAAGTTCTATTGACGAGGTTTTAGAGTATGCTAAAACTATTTCACAAAAACTTAGAACTTTAGAGGATAATAACTTTGAAGTTGAAAATCTTCTAAAAGAAAAAGAAAAATTTAGAGAAGATTATTGGAAATATGCAAAAGAATTGAGAGACATCAGAAAAAGATTTATAAAAAAAATAGAGGAAAATCTTGGAAAAGAGCTAGATTTTCTTAATATGAAAGACGCAAAACTTGATATAAAACTTGAAGAAAAAGATATTATGACAAAAAATGGTTCTGATGCAATAGAATTTTTTATTGCAACGAACATTGGACAGCCACCAAAACCATTACAAAAAATTGCATCAGGTGGGGAAGTCAGTAGAATTATGCTTGCTCTAAAAGTTATATTCTCCCACGTTGATAATATTCCTATTTTGATTTTTGATGAGATTGATACAGGAGTAGGTGGAGAAACTGTCAGAAAAATAGCTGATAAATTAAAAGAGATTGGAAGAAATGCACAGGTTATTTGTATAACTCACTCTCCAGCTATTGCCTCAAAAGCAAATGAACAATATTACATTAAGAAAACTTCTAAAGATGGGGAAACATTTACATCTGTAAAAAAACTTTCTTACGAAGAGAGAATTTCAGAGATAGCTCGTATGTTGGCAGGAGAAAATGTTTCAGAGGCAGTAATAGAACATGCAAAAGAGCTTTTGTCAGAGGAATAA
- a CDS encoding MIP/aquaporin family protein: MSASAMYLAEFLGTALLLLLGNGINMTLSLKRSFGKGGGWIATCFGWGLAVTISAYLTGWISGAHLNPALTIAMAYKGDISWSLVPGYIVAQILGAMLGATLAYLTYKDLMDLEEDAGTKLGVFATGPAVDNKFWNVVTEMIGTFILLLGIFAINQTENGVGSGMGPYLVGMLICVIGLSTGGATGFAINPARDLGPRIAHAILPIKGKGGSNWGYAWVPVVGPIVGGILAVVVYNFFRGFIQ, encoded by the coding sequence ATGAGTGCATCAGCAATGTATTTAGCAGAATTTTTAGGAACAGCTCTTTTATTACTTTTAGGGAATGGTATCAATATGACTCTTAGTTTAAAGAGAAGCTTTGGAAAAGGTGGTGGTTGGATAGCTACTTGTTTCGGTTGGGGACTTGCAGTAACTATTTCAGCTTATTTAACAGGTTGGATAAGTGGAGCACACTTAAATCCAGCATTAACAATAGCTATGGCATATAAAGGGGATATAAGTTGGTCTTTAGTGCCAGGGTATATAGTAGCTCAAATATTAGGAGCTATGCTAGGAGCTACATTAGCTTATTTAACTTACAAAGATTTAATGGATTTAGAAGAAGATGCTGGAACAAAATTAGGTGTTTTTGCAACAGGACCAGCAGTTGATAATAAATTTTGGAACGTAGTAACAGAAATGATAGGAACATTTATTTTATTACTAGGAATATTTGCAATCAATCAAACTGAAAATGGTGTAGGATCAGGAATGGGACCATATTTAGTTGGAATGCTTATTTGTGTAATTGGTTTATCAACAGGTGGAGCAACAGGATTTGCTATTAACCCTGCAAGAGATTTAGGACCAAGAATTGCTCATGCAATATTACCTATAAAAGGTAAAGGTGGGTCAAACTGGGGATATGCTTGGGTACCAGTAGTAGGACCAATCGTAGGAGGAATATTAGCAGTAGTTGTTTACAATTTCTTTAGAGGATTTATACAATAA